In Tepidimonas taiwanensis, the following are encoded in one genomic region:
- a CDS encoding cobalamin-binding protein: protein MGPRRIVCLTEETTEWLYLLGQEHRIVGISGYTVRPRRARQEKPRVSAFLSAKIDQLLALKPDHVFGFSDLQANIAAELIRAGVAVTVFNQRSVEQILAMLAQVAALVGCSDVAAGHLAAMRARLQGMQEAVAQRLAAGQRRPRVYFEEWDEPLISAIRWVSELIGIAGGEDIFPELATQPHGKDRIVHDPQEVVRRAPDVIIGSWCGKKFRPERVAQRPGWSDIPAVRHGQVFEIKSADILQPGPAALTDGVEQLHRIITEWMDRHGHDRTV, encoded by the coding sequence ATGGGGCCGCGGCGCATCGTATGTTTGACGGAAGAGACGACCGAATGGCTCTACCTGCTGGGGCAGGAGCACCGCATCGTCGGCATCAGTGGCTACACGGTGCGGCCCCGACGTGCGCGGCAGGAGAAGCCCCGGGTCAGCGCTTTTTTGTCGGCCAAGATCGATCAGCTCCTGGCCCTCAAGCCCGACCATGTCTTCGGGTTTTCGGACCTGCAGGCCAATATCGCCGCCGAGCTGATCCGAGCCGGGGTGGCGGTGACGGTGTTCAACCAGCGCAGCGTCGAGCAAATTTTGGCCATGCTGGCGCAAGTGGCGGCGCTGGTGGGGTGTTCCGATGTCGCTGCGGGCCACTTGGCGGCGATGCGTGCCCGCTTGCAGGGTATGCAGGAGGCGGTGGCGCAGCGACTGGCCGCGGGACAGCGGCGCCCACGCGTGTATTTCGAGGAGTGGGATGAGCCGCTCATCAGTGCGATCCGCTGGGTGTCGGAGTTGATCGGCATCGCCGGAGGCGAGGATATTTTTCCCGAGCTGGCCACGCAGCCGCACGGCAAAGACCGCATCGTTCACGATCCGCAAGAGGTGGTGCGCCGGGCCCCCGACGTCATCATCGGCTCGTGGTGTGGCAAGAAGTTTCGTCCTGAGCGGGTGGCGCAGCGTCCCGGCTGGTCGGACATCCCGGCCGTGCGACACGGGCAGGTGTTCGAGATCAAGTCGGCGGATATCTTGCAGCCGGGGCCGGCGGCGTTGACCGACGGGGTGGAGCAGCTGCACCGCATCATCACCGAGTGGATGGATCGCCATGGCCACGATCGCACGGTCTGA
- a CDS encoding cobyrinate a,c-diamide synthase translates to MDALQRPAVLIAAPASGQGKTSVAAGLARLWTRQGWRVRAFKCGPDFLDPQWLALATGQPVDNLDLWMNGETDVRARLWRAAQAADILLIEGVMGLYDGQPSAADLALAWDLPVLAVVSAASMAGTFGAIVHGLRHYRSGLRWVGALANRVAGEAHAAMLRAAVLGGGEAVTDEEAVARGWLGALPRTDVVALPERHLGLTQAAELSDSVARLDALADALAQTPLGRMSRAAWQRWSVRLTPPMPTPLEPVLAGRRIAVARDAAFSFIYPANVQTLQDLGAQVLWFSPLANEPLPDCDAVWLPGGYPELHAPALSAARITRDTLAAHVAAGRPLWAECGGMLALLEALTLADGTCVPMWGILPGRARMQPRLAALGMQAWSTPQGELRGHTFHYSALETSLTPVAHTVPPQGGRRAEAVYAHGSVHASYFHAWFASNPAAVGWLFRGGDGRCI, encoded by the coding sequence GTGGACGCACTGCAACGCCCCGCCGTACTCATCGCGGCCCCGGCCTCCGGCCAGGGCAAGACGAGTGTGGCCGCAGGGCTGGCGCGGTTGTGGACGCGCCAAGGGTGGCGGGTGCGGGCGTTCAAGTGCGGGCCGGATTTTCTGGATCCGCAGTGGCTGGCGTTGGCGACCGGGCAACCGGTAGACAACCTCGACCTGTGGATGAACGGCGAGACCGATGTGCGCGCCCGCCTGTGGCGGGCTGCGCAGGCGGCTGACATCTTGCTGATCGAGGGCGTGATGGGGCTGTACGACGGCCAGCCCAGTGCGGCCGATCTGGCGCTGGCCTGGGATTTGCCCGTGCTGGCGGTGGTGTCGGCGGCGTCGATGGCCGGCACGTTCGGGGCGATCGTCCACGGCTTGCGCCATTACCGGTCTGGGCTGCGCTGGGTGGGCGCACTGGCCAACCGCGTGGCTGGCGAGGCGCATGCGGCGATGCTGCGCGCCGCGGTGCTGGGTGGTGGCGAAGCGGTGACCGATGAGGAGGCCGTGGCTCGCGGGTGGTTGGGGGCGCTGCCGCGCACGGACGTGGTGGCGCTGCCCGAGCGGCACCTGGGTTTGACGCAGGCTGCCGAGCTCTCCGACAGCGTCGCGCGGCTCGATGCGTTGGCCGATGCGTTGGCCCAGACACCGTTGGGCCGTATGTCACGTGCCGCATGGCAGCGTTGGTCGGTGCGGTTGACACCGCCGATGCCGACGCCGCTGGAGCCGGTGTTGGCGGGGCGGCGCATCGCGGTGGCGCGTGATGCAGCCTTTTCATTCATCTATCCCGCCAATGTGCAGACGCTGCAAGACCTCGGTGCCCAGGTGCTGTGGTTTTCACCGCTGGCCAACGAGCCGTTGCCAGACTGCGACGCGGTGTGGCTGCCCGGTGGTTACCCCGAGTTGCACGCCCCGGCGCTGTCGGCGGCGCGGATCACGCGCGATACGCTGGCCGCCCATGTGGCGGCGGGTCGGCCGCTGTGGGCGGAGTGCGGTGGAATGTTGGCATTGTTGGAGGCGCTCACACTGGCGGATGGGACGTGTGTGCCGATGTGGGGGATCTTGCCCGGGCGGGCACGCATGCAACCGCGGCTGGCTGCGCTGGGGATGCAGGCATGGTCGACGCCGCAGGGGGAGTTGCGGGGGCACACCTTTCATTACTCGGCGCTGGAGACTTCTTTGACGCCCGTTGCCCACACGGTGCCGCCGCAGGGGGGGCGCCGCGCTGAGGCGGTGTATGCGCACGGCAGTGTGCACGCGAGTTACTTCCACGCCTGGTTTGCGTCGAATCCGGCTGCGGTGGGCTGGTTGTTTAGGGGAGGCGATGGGCGGTGCATTTGA
- a CDS encoding TonB-dependent receptor domain-containing protein has protein sequence MGSALAQTALPPTVVVANRAEQPLTDVLADVAIIDRATLEASGAAGVADVLATLPGIEIARNGGVGNTTSVFIRGAESRFVAVFIDGVRVDSQSTGGATWNAIPLALIDRIEVVRGPAAAVYGSDALAGVVQIFTRRGDGGWRPSVEVGAGSDGLRRVQASVAGRQGDWDAAVAVHGERSDGFNVQPAANPDRDGYRSHGVSASVGWAVANGHRLEATVVEQRLKAEYDGFRSTVQDWSVHDLRTVGLRWSAQWSSEQRSELSLGRGTDRYETRPSPYVTETDVTTALWRHEWLLGAHRWQVLLERREDDLRNSSLAGGRGQRHQSGVGLGWGWQAGAHAVQLNVRHDDDSEFGGETTGSAAYAWRFAPGWKARAGVGTAFRAPTLYQRFSEYGSAGLQPERARNAEVALEYARDGWQAGLVAYHARVRDLIQFGAAGPCASAYGCYENVGRARLRGVSLRGGMPVAGGRVEASVDWSDPENAATGKRLARRAARSAKLQWTQPLATGRLGLEWQVAGERFDNAANTTRLGGYGVVNLSWRQPVARDWALLARIDNLGDKAYETARGYATGGRQVYVGLSWTPR, from the coding sequence GTGGGTTCTGCTCTGGCGCAAACGGCGCTGCCACCGACCGTCGTGGTGGCCAATCGCGCCGAACAGCCGTTGACCGATGTCCTTGCCGATGTCGCGATCATCGACCGCGCCACCCTCGAGGCCAGCGGGGCCGCGGGGGTGGCCGATGTGCTGGCGACGCTGCCGGGGATCGAGATCGCGCGCAATGGCGGCGTGGGCAACACCACCAGTGTGTTCATCCGCGGCGCCGAGTCGCGCTTCGTCGCGGTCTTCATCGACGGCGTGCGGGTGGACTCGCAGTCCACCGGCGGCGCGACGTGGAACGCCATTCCGTTGGCGTTGATCGACCGCATCGAGGTCGTGCGCGGGCCGGCTGCCGCGGTGTACGGGTCGGATGCGCTGGCCGGCGTGGTGCAGATCTTTACCCGGCGTGGCGACGGTGGCTGGCGGCCCAGCGTCGAGGTCGGCGCAGGCAGCGACGGACTGCGGCGCGTTCAAGCCTCCGTCGCGGGCCGCCAAGGGGACTGGGACGCCGCGGTGGCGGTGCACGGTGAGCGCAGCGACGGCTTCAACGTCCAACCCGCAGCCAATCCCGATCGGGACGGGTACCGCAGCCACGGGGTCAGCGCGAGCGTCGGTTGGGCCGTGGCCAATGGTCACCGGCTGGAGGCGACGGTGGTGGAGCAGCGCCTGAAAGCCGAGTACGACGGCTTCAGGTCGACCGTGCAAGACTGGTCCGTCCACGACTTGCGCACCGTGGGACTTCGCTGGTCGGCGCAGTGGAGTTCCGAACAGCGCTCGGAACTATCGCTGGGGCGGGGGACCGACCGCTACGAGACGCGGCCGTCGCCATACGTGACCGAAACCGACGTGACGACGGCACTGTGGCGCCATGAGTGGCTGCTCGGCGCTCACCGCTGGCAGGTGCTGCTGGAGCGGCGTGAAGACGATCTGCGCAACAGCTCATTGGCGGGCGGGCGCGGCCAGCGGCATCAAAGCGGTGTCGGACTGGGATGGGGCTGGCAGGCCGGCGCCCATGCGGTGCAACTGAATGTGCGGCACGACGACGACAGCGAATTCGGTGGGGAGACGACGGGTTCGGCTGCTTACGCGTGGCGTTTTGCGCCGGGGTGGAAAGCCCGCGCGGGAGTGGGCACGGCGTTTCGGGCGCCGACTCTGTACCAACGCTTCAGCGAGTATGGATCGGCCGGCCTCCAGCCGGAGCGGGCGCGCAACGCCGAAGTGGCGCTGGAGTACGCGCGCGATGGCTGGCAGGCCGGGTTGGTCGCCTACCATGCGCGGGTGCGCGACCTGATCCAGTTTGGCGCGGCGGGGCCTTGTGCCAGTGCCTACGGTTGTTACGAAAATGTCGGCCGCGCGCGGTTGCGTGGCGTGTCCCTGCGGGGCGGCATGCCGGTGGCGGGTGGGCGAGTCGAAGCGTCGGTCGACTGGAGCGATCCGGAAAACGCCGCAACGGGAAAACGGCTTGCCCGGCGAGCGGCGCGTTCGGCGAAGCTGCAGTGGACCCAGCCGCTGGCGACGGGGCGGTTGGGTCTCGAGTGGCAGGTGGCGGGTGAGCGCTTTGACAACGCGGCCAACACCACGCGTCTCGGTGGCTACGGCGTGGTCAACCTGAGCTGGCGGCAACCGGTGGCGCGGGACTGGGCGCTGCTGGCGCGCATCGATAACCTGGGTGACAAGGCCTACGAGACGGCCCGCGGCTACGCGACGGGTGGGCGGCAGGTCTATGTGGGCCTGAGCTGGACACCCCGCTGA
- a CDS encoding cell division protein ZapA — protein MKQVEVQIMNQTYLLACPVDGEEALREAVAKVDAAMCRIRDAGKVKARDRIAVLAALNIAFDASQRDAAPAFRPSSFGTPEGADTAAAPALSAAAEEALRALVARIDDALAADDRLL, from the coding sequence ATCAAGCAGGTCGAAGTCCAGATCATGAACCAGACCTACCTGCTCGCCTGTCCCGTGGACGGCGAGGAGGCGCTGCGCGAAGCGGTGGCCAAAGTCGACGCCGCGATGTGCCGCATCCGCGACGCGGGCAAGGTCAAGGCGCGCGACCGCATCGCGGTGCTCGCCGCGCTCAACATCGCCTTCGACGCGTCGCAGCGCGACGCGGCGCCGGCGTTTCGCCCGTCGTCCTTCGGCACGCCCGAGGGCGCTGACACGGCAGCGGCACCCGCGCTTTCCGCCGCCGCGGAGGAAGCGTTGCGGGCGCTGGTGGCGCGCATCGACGACGCCCTCGCAGCCGACGACCGGTTGCTGTGA
- a CDS encoding sulfite exporter TauE/SafE family protein, whose product MLDPLLIAELVALGLVTGFLAGLLGIGGGMMLVPFITFILSHRGVSADLAVKMAIATSMATIVFTSISSVRAHHRRGAVRWDLVARLAPGIVLGSALAGAGVFRVVQGRWLALFFAAFVAFSATQMLLARQPKPTRGLPGPAGQWGAGGAIGFLSGLVGAGGGFISVPFMTWCNVPMHQAVATSAALGFPIALANGIGYIWSGWGVAGRPPGSLGFVFLPALAVIASASVLMAPVGVRVAHALPVATLKRAFALLLYALAASMAYKAWSG is encoded by the coding sequence ATGCTCGATCCCCTGCTGATTGCCGAACTCGTCGCGTTGGGGTTGGTGACCGGCTTTCTGGCGGGGCTGCTCGGCATCGGCGGCGGCATGATGCTGGTACCGTTCATCACCTTCATCCTCAGCCACCGGGGCGTGTCGGCCGACCTCGCGGTGAAGATGGCGATCGCCACGTCGATGGCCACGATCGTGTTCACGTCCATCTCCAGCGTGCGGGCGCACCACCGCCGGGGCGCGGTACGCTGGGACCTGGTCGCGCGGCTGGCACCGGGCATCGTGCTCGGGAGCGCGCTCGCCGGCGCCGGGGTATTCCGCGTCGTGCAAGGCCGCTGGCTGGCGCTGTTCTTTGCCGCCTTCGTGGCTTTCTCCGCGACCCAGATGCTGCTGGCGCGGCAACCCAAACCGACCCGTGGGCTGCCCGGTCCCGCCGGCCAGTGGGGCGCGGGCGGCGCGATCGGGTTTCTGTCGGGCCTGGTCGGCGCGGGCGGCGGGTTCATCAGCGTGCCGTTCATGACCTGGTGCAACGTCCCGATGCATCAGGCCGTGGCGACCAGCGCCGCCCTGGGGTTTCCGATCGCGCTGGCCAACGGGATCGGCTACATATGGTCCGGCTGGGGTGTCGCGGGACGCCCGCCGGGTTCGCTCGGATTCGTCTTCTTGCCGGCACTCGCGGTCATCGCCAGCGCCAGCGTGCTGATGGCACCGGTGGGGGTGCGTGTCGCGCACGCCCTGCCGGTGGCCACGCTCAAGCGTGCCTTCGCCCTGCTGCTCTATGCTCTCGCGGCCAGCATGGCTTACAAGGCGTGGAGCGGCTGA
- the rraA gene encoding ribonuclease E activity regulator RraA encodes MATTLSFSTCDLCDAHKGDLDGRFRVLPPVFRDFGAMPHFAGPVSTVKCHEDNSLVKAALDEPGRGRVLVVDGGASLRRALVGGNLAAAAARNGWAGIVVDGCVRDVAELAVAAVGIRALAAMPLPTDKRGQGLRDVAVQIQGVWVRPGDWLYADADGIVVADQPLHAL; translated from the coding sequence ATGGCAACGACTTTGTCTTTTTCCACCTGTGACCTGTGCGATGCCCACAAGGGCGACCTGGACGGGCGCTTCCGCGTGCTGCCCCCGGTATTTCGCGATTTCGGGGCGATGCCCCACTTCGCAGGGCCGGTCAGCACCGTCAAGTGCCACGAGGACAACAGCCTCGTGAAAGCGGCGCTGGACGAACCGGGGCGGGGCCGCGTGCTCGTCGTCGATGGCGGCGCATCGCTGCGCCGTGCGCTGGTGGGCGGCAACTTGGCCGCGGCGGCGGCGCGCAATGGCTGGGCGGGTATCGTCGTCGATGGCTGCGTGCGCGACGTGGCCGAGCTCGCGGTGGCGGCGGTGGGGATCCGGGCCCTGGCGGCGATGCCGCTGCCGACCGACAAGCGCGGCCAGGGGCTGCGCGATGTCGCGGTGCAGATCCAGGGGGTGTGGGTGCGGCCCGGCGATTGGCTCTACGCCGATGCGGACGGCATCGTGGTCGCGGATCAGCCGCTCCACGCCTTGTAA
- a CDS encoding SWIB/MDM2 domain-containing protein, whose amino-acid sequence MATAKKAATSAKSTAAAKPAAKATAKPAAKASAAPKRAVNSAFMKPMTPSAELAAIVGAKPLPRTEVTKKVWDYIKNNKLQDATNKRMINADAKLKAVLKKPQVSMFEMTKIISTHLS is encoded by the coding sequence ATGGCCACTGCAAAAAAAGCTGCCACTTCTGCCAAGTCCACCGCCGCCGCCAAGCCCGCTGCGAAGGCGACCGCCAAGCCGGCGGCCAAGGCCAGCGCGGCGCCCAAGCGGGCCGTCAACTCGGCCTTCATGAAGCCGATGACGCCCAGCGCTGAGCTGGCGGCCATCGTGGGTGCCAAGCCGCTGCCGCGCACCGAGGTCACCAAGAAGGTGTGGGACTACATCAAGAACAACAAGCTGCAGGACGCCACCAACAAGCGCATGATCAACGCCGACGCCAAGCTCAAGGCCGTGCTGAAGAAGCCGCAGGTGTCGATGTTCGAAATGACCAAGATCATCAGCACGCACCTGTCGTGA
- a CDS encoding branched-chain amino acid ABC transporter substrate-binding protein: MQYKLAIVAAAAVALAACGKKEEAPSAAAPAQGPAVEQLVVKIGHVGPTSGPIAHLGKDNENGARMAIDELNAAGIQLEGKPVKFELLAEDDAADPKQGVAAAQKLVDAKVHGVIGHLNSGTTIPASQLYNAAGIPQISPSATNPKYTRQGFNNVFRVVADDTHLGGTLGKYAIQKLGAKKVAVIDDRTAYGQGVADEFEKGVKAAGGEVVDREFTNDKATDFNAILTKIKAKQPDVIFFGGMDAVAGPMLKQMKQLGINAKFMGGDGICTSELPKLAGDGMADEQVYCAEAGGVEGEQKAGMDKFRADFKAKFGTDVQVYAPYVYDAVHVMVKAMQNANSPDPAKYLPALKAISYKGVTGQIEFDEKGDIKNGALTLYTYKGGQRSEIAVIR; this comes from the coding sequence ATGCAATACAAACTGGCCATTGTCGCTGCCGCTGCTGTCGCGCTGGCGGCCTGTGGGAAGAAGGAGGAAGCCCCCTCGGCGGCGGCTCCCGCACAGGGCCCGGCCGTTGAGCAGCTGGTCGTCAAGATTGGTCACGTCGGCCCCACCAGTGGCCCGATCGCACACCTCGGCAAGGACAACGAAAACGGCGCCCGCATGGCGATCGACGAGCTCAACGCCGCCGGTATCCAGCTCGAAGGCAAGCCGGTGAAGTTCGAACTGCTGGCCGAAGACGACGCCGCGGACCCGAAGCAGGGCGTGGCGGCGGCGCAGAAGCTGGTCGACGCCAAGGTGCACGGCGTGATCGGTCACCTGAACTCGGGCACGACCATCCCCGCGTCGCAGCTGTACAACGCGGCTGGCATTCCGCAGATCTCGCCGTCGGCGACCAACCCGAAGTACACCCGCCAGGGCTTCAACAACGTCTTCCGCGTGGTGGCGGATGACACGCATCTGGGTGGCACGCTGGGTAAGTACGCGATCCAGAAGCTGGGCGCCAAAAAGGTGGCCGTGATCGACGACCGCACCGCCTACGGCCAGGGTGTGGCGGATGAGTTCGAGAAGGGCGTCAAGGCCGCCGGTGGCGAGGTCGTCGACCGCGAGTTCACCAACGACAAGGCGACCGACTTCAATGCGATCCTGACCAAGATCAAGGCCAAGCAGCCGGACGTGATCTTCTTCGGCGGCATGGACGCGGTGGCCGGCCCGATGCTCAAGCAAATGAAGCAGCTCGGCATCAACGCCAAGTTCATGGGCGGCGACGGCATCTGCACGAGCGAGCTGCCCAAGCTGGCCGGCGACGGCATGGCCGACGAGCAGGTCTACTGCGCCGAGGCCGGTGGTGTCGAAGGCGAACAGAAGGCCGGGATGGACAAGTTCCGCGCCGACTTCAAGGCCAAGTTCGGCACCGACGTGCAGGTCTATGCGCCGTACGTGTATGACGCCGTGCACGTGATGGTCAAGGCCATGCAGAACGCCAACTCGCCCGACCCGGCCAAGTACCTGCCGGCGCTCAAGGCCATCAGCTACAAGGGTGTGACGGGCCAGATCGAGTTCGACGAGAAGGGCGACATCAAGAACGGCGCGCTGACGCTCTATACCTACAAGGGCGGCCAGCGTTCGGAGATCGCGGTCATCCGCTGA
- a CDS encoding DNA polymerase III subunit chi, producing the protein MEVAFHLNVPAAWPERSSYLCRLLAKAHASRARVWVVIAEGEAEPLDVALWALPENDFVPHVRSGEPALLLRHSPIVIATPGDAVAGERSVLVNAQSQWPAVLDATAAFKRVIEVVSDDENDKAAARQRWRRYQAMGLTPVVYDRAARPPRAATGENRHVER; encoded by the coding sequence ATGGAGGTCGCGTTTCACCTGAATGTCCCGGCGGCGTGGCCCGAGCGCAGCAGCTACCTGTGCCGTTTGTTGGCCAAGGCCCACGCCAGCCGTGCGCGCGTGTGGGTGGTGATCGCCGAAGGTGAGGCGGAGCCGCTCGACGTGGCCCTCTGGGCGTTGCCAGAAAACGACTTCGTGCCCCACGTGCGCAGCGGCGAACCGGCGCTGCTGCTGCGTCACTCGCCGATCGTAATCGCCACACCTGGGGACGCCGTTGCCGGTGAGCGCTCGGTTTTGGTCAACGCGCAGTCGCAGTGGCCCGCCGTGCTCGACGCGACTGCCGCTTTCAAGCGCGTTATCGAGGTCGTCTCTGACGACGAAAATGACAAAGCCGCGGCGCGTCAGCGCTGGCGGCGCTACCAGGCGATGGGGCTGACGCCCGTGGTCTACGACCGTGCGGCGCGTCCTCCTCGCGCCGCAACCGGAGAAAATCGGCATGTTGAACGGTAA
- a CDS encoding leucyl aminopeptidase, whose protein sequence is MDFRLQTLTPHEAASLDADALILLWPDAWDRADAARADVLTVWGRQALADGDVGAEPGKWLAAHRLPGVRPRRVVLVRCGDGSAAAVRKATAAAWAALEGAAPVRSLVLWVGDLPAAALSATVLALAAVTYRYTSTLSQPKPRALQTVTVGVTEADTRRAAFEEAVAIAHGQELAREWANRPANHSTPALLAEAAQALEGRGIDVEVLGPKEVAKIGMGAFLAVAQGSSQPLRFIVLRYRGAAKSVPPVALIGKGITFDTGGISLKPAAEMDEMKFDMSGAASVLGTFEALARLRPAINVVGLIPACENMPGGGAVKPGDVVRSLSGQTIEILNTDAEGRLILCDALTYARQRFAPRAMIDVATLTGACVIALGHVRSGLFATDEGLAQALSAAGDAAGDPCWRMPLDDEYGEALKSPFADVANVGGRAAGVVTAAKFLQRFVGDVPWAHLDIAGTAWKSGKDKGATGRPVPLLVRYLLDQAASAAAPEKAAARTGRRRRG, encoded by the coding sequence ATGGACTTCCGACTGCAGACCCTCACGCCGCACGAAGCGGCTTCCCTCGACGCCGACGCGCTCATCCTGCTGTGGCCCGACGCCTGGGACCGGGCGGACGCGGCACGCGCCGATGTCCTGACCGTATGGGGCCGGCAGGCGCTGGCCGACGGCGACGTGGGGGCCGAGCCGGGCAAATGGCTGGCGGCGCACCGGCTGCCCGGTGTGCGCCCGCGCCGCGTGGTGCTGGTGCGCTGCGGTGACGGCAGCGCCGCGGCGGTGCGCAAGGCGACCGCCGCGGCGTGGGCCGCGCTGGAAGGCGCGGCACCGGTGCGCTCGCTGGTGCTGTGGGTGGGGGACCTGCCGGCCGCGGCGCTGTCGGCCACGGTGCTGGCGCTCGCGGCGGTGACCTACCGTTACACCTCGACATTGTCGCAACCCAAGCCGCGCGCCCTGCAGACCGTGACGGTGGGGGTGACGGAGGCCGACACGCGGCGTGCCGCGTTCGAGGAGGCGGTGGCGATCGCGCACGGTCAGGAGCTCGCCCGCGAATGGGCCAACCGGCCGGCCAACCACTCGACGCCGGCGCTGCTGGCCGAGGCGGCGCAGGCCCTCGAAGGGCGCGGCATCGACGTCGAGGTGTTGGGCCCGAAGGAGGTGGCCAAGATCGGCATGGGCGCGTTCCTGGCCGTGGCGCAGGGGTCGTCGCAGCCGCTGCGCTTCATCGTGCTGCGCTACCGTGGGGCGGCCAAATCGGTGCCCCCGGTGGCGTTGATCGGCAAGGGGATCACCTTCGACACCGGGGGGATTTCGCTCAAACCCGCGGCCGAGATGGACGAGATGAAGTTCGACATGAGCGGCGCGGCCAGCGTGCTCGGCACCTTCGAGGCGCTGGCGCGGTTGCGGCCCGCGATCAACGTCGTCGGCCTCATTCCCGCGTGCGAGAACATGCCGGGAGGCGGTGCGGTCAAGCCCGGTGACGTCGTGCGCAGCCTCAGCGGCCAGACGATCGAGATCCTCAACACCGACGCCGAAGGGCGGCTGATCCTGTGCGATGCGCTGACCTACGCGCGGCAGCGCTTTGCGCCACGGGCGATGATCGACGTCGCGACGCTCACCGGCGCGTGTGTGATCGCGCTGGGGCACGTGCGCTCGGGCCTGTTCGCCACCGACGAGGGGCTCGCACAGGCGCTGAGCGCGGCGGGCGACGCGGCGGGGGATCCGTGCTGGCGCATGCCGCTCGACGACGAGTACGGCGAGGCGTTGAAGTCGCCGTTCGCGGATGTCGCGAATGTCGGCGGGCGCGCGGCCGGCGTGGTGACGGCCGCCAAATTTCTGCAGCGCTTCGTGGGCGACGTACCGTGGGCGCACCTGGACATCGCCGGCACCGCGTGGAAAAGCGGCAAGGACAAGGGGGCGACGGGGCGGCCGGTGCCGTTGCTGGTGCGCTACCTGCTCGATCAGGCCGCCTCGGCCGCCGCTCCGGAGAAGGCCGCGGCGCGCACGGGCCGCCGTCGGCGCGGATGA
- the lptF gene encoding LPS export ABC transporter permease LptF yields the protein MLFESSLRRELARSFGAALVVMLTVVLTMLLVRTLGQASRGEVDPQTLVLFLTYALMGQLGLVLTVALFIATVGTLSRLYRDSEMVIWHVSGVGLGRFLGPVARFAWPVWLAVAVLTLGVAPWAQQQRDEMRARYEQRGDLERVTPGQFQESSGGRRVFFIDRDTNGGREGRNVFIASSERDGGESIVTARSARVVTQEGGTYLVLEHGQRLWRPTDPDADGALQMSEFARYWLRVEGASAAPTDSARRSAQPTWVLLRDGSPASHGELAWRAGLVLSAINLALLAVAVAAANPRLGKSGNTLFMLLAFVTYYNLLGVGKDWIARGRVGAGTFMLALHGGVALAAWLWLLHREQPLWSRLARARMAEAAP from the coding sequence ATGTTATTCGAATCCTCGCTCCGCCGCGAACTGGCGCGCAGCTTCGGCGCCGCCTTGGTCGTGATGCTGACCGTCGTGCTGACCATGCTGCTCGTGCGCACGCTCGGCCAGGCCAGCCGCGGCGAGGTCGACCCGCAGACCCTGGTGCTGTTTCTCACCTACGCGCTGATGGGGCAGCTGGGTCTCGTGCTGACGGTGGCGCTGTTCATCGCCACGGTCGGGACGCTGTCGCGCCTGTACCGCGACAGCGAGATGGTGATCTGGCACGTGAGCGGCGTGGGGCTGGGGCGCTTTCTGGGGCCGGTGGCGCGGTTCGCGTGGCCCGTGTGGCTGGCGGTCGCCGTGCTGACCCTGGGGGTTGCGCCGTGGGCGCAGCAGCAGCGCGACGAGATGCGCGCGCGCTACGAGCAGCGTGGGGACCTCGAGCGGGTAACGCCCGGGCAGTTCCAGGAGTCGAGCGGCGGACGACGCGTTTTTTTCATCGACCGCGACACGAACGGCGGCCGGGAGGGACGCAACGTCTTCATCGCCAGTAGCGAGCGCGACGGCGGCGAGAGCATCGTCACGGCGCGCAGCGCCCGGGTGGTGACGCAGGAGGGTGGCACCTACCTGGTGCTGGAGCACGGGCAGCGGCTGTGGCGGCCGACCGACCCTGACGCCGATGGCGCGCTGCAGATGAGCGAGTTTGCGCGCTACTGGCTGCGGGTGGAGGGCGCGAGCGCGGCACCGACGGACAGCGCGAGGCGCAGTGCCCAGCCCACGTGGGTGCTGCTGCGGGATGGCAGCCCCGCCAGCCACGGTGAACTGGCGTGGCGCGCCGGGTTGGTGCTGAGTGCCATCAACCTCGCGCTGCTGGCGGTGGCCGTGGCTGCAGCCAACCCACGCCTGGGCAAGAGCGGCAACACCCTGTTCATGCTGCTCGCCTTCGTCACGTATTACAACCTGCTCGGCGTCGGCAAGGACTGGATCGCGCGCGGCCGTGTCGGGGCGGGGACGTTCATGCTCGCGCTGCACGGGGGCGTGGCGCTGGCGGCGTGGCTGTGGCTGCTGCACCGCGAGCAACCGCTGTGGTCTCGGCTCGCGCGCGCACGGATGGCGGAGGCCGCGCCATGA